AGAGCTTataacaaaacaaaataaaataggATAGTAATATATGTTGTGGAAGCGTCCCATCATTCGATGAAGTGGATGTCTGAATAATACATGCCATATTTGGTGACGTGTGCCTTAGAGATTTCGGAGAGTCGGATACCCTGTTCCAGAAAAGGTCACTCTTGTCTTGACCCATCGCATATCATGCATCTAGTATTACTTTCTAGAGTAGACAGTTTAGCTAACCTAGACCAGACAATGGATGCCTAGGTAGGTCTCTTGCATTCACAAGTTCAAAGTACACTAGACGCAATCAGTACGCATACCGCCTTGACTTTTCAACCTACCTCCAAGCATGAGCAATTTATACGCGTCACTCAAtcatatagtatgtaccaaagtATTTCATGTTTGACCAGTAGTACGTAGCAGATTTGCAACAAAAGATTATCTGCCGTTCCAAACGAACCATCCAAACTAATTGTTCGCATGCATGACTGGTAGTTAGCTTCCTAACAAACTCACTTGAGTATACATTTTAATGGTTCCTTAAAACTTAATACTCCCCCCGATTCATATTAGTCGTCCCTGATTTAGAGAAGCATATGGAAGGGCTGACAATCTGTCGCGGAAACAACCGTTTGATATGGATCGACCCATTAACCGGTCGCGTTTGCTGGTTTGTTTGCAGGCGAGGGAGGGCAGGCGTGCACGATGCTGGTGCGGACCCTGCACTGGGTGGTGCCATCCTACTCCATCTGGGGCTTGCCGTTCTCCATGTTCTACTCCACACGCTTGTCTCAGCTCTTCTACGAGCGGCCCAACCAAGGGTTCTTCCGATCCCTCCTCTGCCGCCTCATGAGCCCACTGGTATGTGTACGTCAGAATTCATGCACGTATACAGAAAATACGTAGAAGCGTACGTTCGATACTACGTACATCGGGACTCAAGAACATGCACGTGTGCATGCTGGagaccatgcatgcatgcatatcaCAATCTGACAGCAACGTGTTGTGTTTTGAATTCTGGTGGTGCAGCGGGCAGGGGTGTCCAAGTTCATCGAGTCATACCTGTCATGGAAGCTGCCGCTGGGAAAGTACGGTCTGACGCCGGACCACCCCTTCGTCGAGGACTACGCCAGTTGCCAGATGGCCATCCTCCCGGAGGGCTTCTTCGACATGGCGGACCGCGGCCTCGTCCGCTTCAAGAGGGCCTCCGCCGGGTGGTGCTTCTCCGAGAACGGCGTGGTCCTCGACGACGGCACCAAGGTGGAGGCCGACCTCGTCTTCCTCGCTACCGGCTTCGAGGGCAAGGACAAGCTCCGCGAGGTCCTGCCAAAGCCCTTCCGCGACCTCGTCGTCGGCAAGTCTTCCATGATGCCGCTCTACCGGTACGTGCATAGCCTGCGATTATCTTTTGCTGCTGCATATATGCACCGATCGATGCTGACGTGCATTGGTTTTTTGGCAGTGGGACGGTCCACCCGCTGATCCCCAACATGGCGTTCGTCGGGTTCGTGGAGAGCGTGTCCAACCTGCACACGTCGGAGCTGCGGTGCCGGTGGCTGTCGGGGCTGCTGGAGGGGCGGTTCGAGCTGCCGTCGGTGAAGGCCATGATGGGGCacgtcgccggcgaggccgaCGCCATGCGCCGCACCACGCGATTCTACCGCCGCCACTGCATCTCCACCTACAGCATCCACGACAGCGACGGCATGTGCGCTGACCTGGGCTCCGCTACGCTCCGCAAGGCAAACTGGATCGCCGAGCTTTTCGCCCCATACAATAACAAGGACTACAAGGAACAGTAACTCATACGTACGCATAGCACAGTGCACACATCGTCCTACGTACGCTACATTTACTCGACCACAACAATAACCACGGCCGAGTCTGTACGTACGCCTGGTATAACACATTCTTTTAGTAAGAATATACAAATATACGTGATTCCATTGGTGGCTTATAATATCCATCGTGACCAAGAATATATAGTAGTGGTTAGGGCCTACCATTGCGGGCCTCTTGTGAGCGTTCCAATGCGTTGCCATGTTGGCTATGTACTTTAGGCTGGCTAGTTTTGGTGCCAAATTGGCTCTCCGCATTGGGCTAGCTTATTTATTATTTGTTTTGACTCGTGTATATGAACATTGGCTTGTGTGCACCTTTGTTGTTGGCACCTTTGAAGAAGGCGCAACGCCGTTGTCTTCAGAAGGGCCATGCCCTCCTTTGCTGCTACCCTCAAGGCTTGCCGTAACTACGCCGTCCTCTCGCGCGGCCGGTTTGCATGGAGCACCGCGATCACATCGATGTTTGGCTGGGCGCGCTCGCCCCCATCTCAACCCTATGACTGTTTGCCCGGAAAGCCCATACTGGCATTGGTCGCCAACAACTGAGTTAAACACTGCTACCACGCCCTTGCAGAATTTGTACATGGGGTTTAGGCATGTGGACTTGTTCATTCGGACATACTCATCTATCAGATCACCGGGTACTTCGTATGCAAGCATCCGAATAGCTGCAGTGTatttctgataagaggagaaacCAATCTTTCACAAGGCATCCTCCTTGCACTCGAAATAGTTGCCGTACGCCACCACCCCCGGCTGGATATGGCTGAACACATGTCTAGCCGTTCGGAAGCGGCGCCGGAATAGGTTGTGTTTTTAGAGCGGGTCAGCGGACTCAAAGTAGTCTTGCCAGAGTAGGCAATGGCCTCTCTCTCTGTGTTTTGCGATTCAATGCCAGAGTATGCCCCGGGATCGAGCCCCCGAACATCGGCCGCTTCCTACTAATGTGGTCATGGACGACCAAAGAAGCAGCCACAATCTCCTCATCATCGGACGAAAAATCATCTGAATCGCAAATGAAATTTTGGAAAAAGTACTCGTCGCCGGAGTTCATTTGTACTTTGCAGGCAAACCGCCGAACACCTTGCGGGCATGGTGGAAGAAGCCGGCCGGTGAAGAGCCTCGCGCCTTCCCAATACCAGGTAGCAGGCCTGTCGGCGTGGATGCGAACGTGGTGGTGTCCAGCGAGCGAGGTATATGCGCAAGGGGGTGCTGCCGGCAGCAGAGGCCAGGGGGTGGCATCGACGTTGGAGTGCTGCGACGGCAGCGAAAACAGTCCCCCAACGCCAGAGTATGGGGCATTCgagtggcggcggcgaggaggggcGGCTGAGTGTGGTGGCAGTCGATGAGAGAAAGGGGGAAATGACAAATGTGTCACCGACCGTCGGGCCAGGGGAAAGACAAGAGCGGGCCCAAATTTGGGCCTGAAATGGATCGTTCCCGGCCAAAAAGTGGACGCTGGTCCGTTTGCGTCGACGTGTTAGGCCAACTTTTGTGTCAGTTTCGACCCAAATGGACACGCATTGAtagtttgggtcggcgcgttggagttgctcttagcaCTGCAGAAGCCCATGATAGTGTTTGTGTGTCGTGCATGTCAACATCGACAGCAGCAGTGTAGGCATGTAGTTGCCATGCTGCTTGTCTCAGCAGCACGCCCTGGTCCGTGGGATGGCACAAACATGTCCGGCCGTGACTAGCTATCTGCCCCTTTCCCTCTCTTTTCGTTAGTGTTGAAATAGAAGTAGAGAAGAAAAGATTGCAGCAGACCGAGAGCGGCCAGAATCACTCGCCTCCTCCGTTTTTCATGTGTGTGTGACTTGAGAGCTGACAGTGGCCAACACCACGGACCTATAGTCTCCCTCCATGTCCAGGCGGCCGACCATGGATCACAACATGACAGTCCTCTCGGCGGCCATAACTAACCAGCCGACGAGGGCTCCTCGTACCAGAAGGGCAGCGACGTGCGACGCTACATGGAGTCCGACATCCGCCACTTCTTGCTTGTCATGACCAAGAAGATTCCCACTAACCCTTGCAGCGTGGTGCCAGGAGAAAGACGTAGGGGTACAAcgatggtggtggcggcgggAGCACGCTGTGGCGCCGCGCTCTACTAGTGTGGTTGGCTAGCTTAATAGTGCAAGGTGGGCTCCCAATGGGCTAAGTGGGATAGCCCAACAATTTTTTCTTCGTCCAATGGAATCCCACTAGAGAAATTTAGGGCCAGTTCTTTTTTAGCTATATTGTGGAAGTAAACTCCTGTGAAAATAAACTCTAGATAAGCTCTTGTGAAAATAAGCTCCAGATAATAAGCTAGCCAGTTCTTTTTAGTGTCTGTTTTTCAGCTTATCTATGGTATGGTCAGTGATAAGTATATAATTCCCTTGGACTATATTGTTTTCCTGGTTAAATGGTATCGTGTTATTTTTAAGTGAGAAGCTACCCGCCAGCCATGCAACTTTGCTGGAGAGAGCCGCGGCAAGGAGCAGCACAGAagaggacgggcggcggcggtttTCTGCAGAGGAACCCTAGCTCTTGCTATCGTAGGAGCGAAAGAGGAGTGAGTGCTGCGAGCGGGCATTGGGGGTTCGCGTGTTTTTTTTCCAGCATGGGGTCGGGTGTGACCGTGAGCCTGGCAAAGGCATTCCTGATGTAATATGATCGAACAGTAGTGCCATTTCGCTATACCCCTCCGGGTTTAAGTGAGAATCTCTGGGAAGCACCCCTTCCCCGAGCTTTTTCTCACTGTGAAGGGAAAGGGTGATGAAAATAAGTTAAGCCATGGGCCCAGAATGAGTTCTTTTGGGTTTCTGCTTTATTTTCACAATAACCTCCTAGAAGCGTCAGAAAAACTGGCCCTTAAGTGGGCGGGATAAGTTAGTCCCACTTAAACGAGGGCGAAGTAGTGGTTTTTTGGAAACTTATGTGTTCACTATGGATCCATAAAAAAATTGTTTAAAAAAGTAATTTGTAAGTTGTagaaaaaaacaaaattatgGCCCAAAAACGAAAAAAGAGgcccatttaaaaaaatacatATTTGTCTTTTCTTTGAACGTCACATGTGAAAGTAAAATGTTTCAAAATTTTGCACATACGTAATATACATGTGCGTGTGTGTTTAcaaaaatgtcaaaaaaaattCACTGTAGAAAGTAGATTTTTTTGAAACGGGCACCATGGTGCCTGTGCATAACTTGCAATTTTCACACTTAAACCCACTTTCACTTGCAGCCTAAAAAAAGAGACCAGAAGGGCAAGCTCCTCTCGGCATATATTTATAGAAGGGTGAGAAAACATAGTTGGATATTCGCACCGGCGAGGGGTCTAaaagcaactctagcagacctcGCAAAAAGCCATGACCCAAaaaataaccgccaaaatgcGAGTCGGCGCGGAAAATCCCGTCCAAACAGACCCCGCAAACGCGGCCGTCCCGCAAAAAAATTTAAGGGGCGCGGCAAAATCTCGGCCCTAACCCGTGAATACACGGGTTTCCGCCTCGCCCCTACGGTGCCCCGTATCGCAGTGAAGCGGTTGGTGGGAGGGACATTTCAACCCGCGCCCTTTCCCCACCtccttccgccgccgcccgccattGGTTCCTCCCGTCCGCCACCAGCGAT
This genomic window from Aegilops tauschii subsp. strangulata cultivar AL8/78 chromosome 4, Aet v6.0, whole genome shotgun sequence contains:
- the LOC109779585 gene encoding probable flavin-containing monooxygenase 1; amino-acid sequence: MAMAQGQAARATREAVPPVSRVAIIGGGISGLAAAKQMAAYDPVVFEATPSVGGVWKHCVYRTTRLQTPRPDYEFSDYSWKNRDDPSFPTHTEIVDYLEGYADEFDLWRYISFGSKVVDIKFLGGAEAGFTELWSGTGKDPLRGKPMWEVGIVTGDSNTVQYYKFEFVVMCTGKYGDVPRMPVFPPGKGPEVFKGTVMHSLDYCKLSEEETVELMRGKKAVVVGYKKSAIDLANECAQANQGEGGQACTMLVRTLHWVVPSYSIWGLPFSMFYSTRLSQLFYERPNQGFFRSLLCRLMSPLRAGVSKFIESYLSWKLPLGKYGLTPDHPFVEDYASCQMAILPEGFFDMADRGLVRFKRASAGWCFSENGVVLDDGTKVEADLVFLATGFEGKDKLREVLPKPFRDLVVGKSSMMPLYRGTVHPLIPNMAFVGFVESVSNLHTSELRCRWLSGLLEGRFELPSVKAMMGHVAGEADAMRRTTRFYRRHCISTYSIHDSDGMCADLGSATLRKANWIAELFAPYNNKDYKEQ